One genomic window of Channa argus isolate prfri chromosome 5, Channa argus male v1.0, whole genome shotgun sequence includes the following:
- the aggf1 gene encoding angiogenic factor with G patch and FHA domains 1 isoform X1 → MEEENGKMDTESEVAELRLKVDTLKQELKECRAELAKLQKQLKHSDRLQKTTESYNEDLRKQVEQLSAEIHKWKKKDKARVEIETQTEEYVWTETNYYNYYYGGYYQVPEAADSQEVLYTAAAAGDGSEAAAAEVLAQNEPAADESGQVDKSAAVTTEEDDGGSIADMLRATAEEAMTQTGFVFDESTGMYYDHSTGFYYDSASQLYYDANTGIYYYYDAESGRYQFHSRIEVPAAQTVAEPCQDKNTVEKRARKSKKVVKKTSHQDDNENKFDKVKLDEERSDWGERQTSQTSTELRKLKPRSCSPDEAPGRKDSSKYKEEGGKSSSKRKKQKNGSHDDKGRSKKKRKKSKSEKHKKKKKQALSDGSEGNSEPEEGEITESEREECESTRSFSSSHGSHTKESPESEMAIQSPQVKDLWPPCVRVTVVRSPVLQVGTLFIFTADCPATIGREKDMDHAIRIPEIGVSKFHVEVYFDKEQQSYMLVDQGSQNGTVINGNRILQPKIKCEPYALMHGDEVKMGETVLSFHIHSGTDTCDGCEPGQVMAHLSKHKREEKAGPALTKEDKEALRQKELKQMKAKYGLQSSDFEEGKTLRNPKYKDRAESRRQAVGSEGVFQRDDAPASVHQEISEVNKGRKMLEKMGWKKGEGLGKEGTGMKNPIELKIRKSQSGLGAGMSISLDNVSITSSKSQKNWEKARERFAESCQPDMLALKTQKNMSPKAWVRAEETETTETSGPS, encoded by the exons ATGGaggaggaaaatggaaaaatggacACGGAGTCTGAGGTGGCGGAGCTGCGTCTGAAAGTAGACACGCTGAAGCAGGAGCTCAAAGAGTGCAGAGCCGAGCTGGCGAAGTTGCAGAAACAGCTGAAACATTCTGATAGACTGCAAAAGACCACAGAAAGCTATAACGAAGACCTGAGGAAACAG GTTGAACAGCTGAGCGCAGAGATAcataaatggaagaagaaagacaaagccAGAGTTGAAATTGAAACTCAGACAGAAGAATATGTATGGACAGAAACAA actactacaactactattATGGAGGCTACTATCAGGTCCCAGAGGCAGCAGACTCTCAGGAAGTCCtgtacacagcagcagcagcaggagatggcagtgaggcagcagcagcagaggtttTAGCACAGAATGAACCAGCTGCAGATGAGTCAGGACAAGTTGACAAAAGTGCTGCAGTCACAACAGAG GAAGATGATGGCGGATCCATTGCTGATATGTTGAGGGCCACTGCTGAAGAGGCGATGACACAGACTGGGTTTGTCTTTGATGAGTCTACTGGGATGTACTATGACCACAGCACAGGCTTCTATTATGACTCG GCCAGTCAGTTGTACTATGATGCCAACACTGGCATTTACTACTACTACGATGCAGAGAGTGGACGATACCAGTTTCATTCCAGGATTGAGGTGCCTGCTGCACAGACTGTTGCAGAGCCTTGCCAAGATAAGAACACAGTTGAAAAGAGAGCCAGGAAGTCCAAGAAAGTTGTGAAGAAAACATCACACCAGGATGATAAT GAAAACAAATTTGACAAGGTCAAGTTGGATGAAGAGCGATCTGATTGGGGTGAAAGACAAACAAGTCAGACGTCCACAGAACTCAGAAAACTAAAACCAAGGTCTTGCAGTCCAGATGAGGCTCCAGGTAGAAAAGACTCCTCTAAATATAAAGAGGAGGGTGGCAAGTCTtcatcaaaaagaaagaagcaaaaaaatgGTTCACACGATGATAAGGGAAgatcaaagaagaaaaggaagaaatcaAAGTCAGAAAagcacaagaagaaaaagaagcaggCTCTGAGTGATGGCTCAGAGGGGAATAGTGAGCCGGAAGAGGGTGAGATcacagagtcagagagagaggagtgtgAGTCTACTCGTTCATTCTCTTCTTCTCATGGCTCTCATACCAAGGAAAGCCCAGAATCAGAGATGGCAATTCAGAGTCCGCAAG TTAAAGACCTTTGGCCACCCTGTGTCAGAGTGACAGTGGTCAGATCTCCAGTTCTGCAGGTGGGCACTCTGTTCATCTTCACAGCTGACTGTCCAGCCACCATTGGCAG AGAGAAAGATATGGACCACGCAATCCGAATACCAGAAATAGGAGTCAGCAAG TTTCATGTGGAGGTGTACTTTGATAAGGAGCAACAGAGCTACATGCTGGTGGACCAGGGAAGCCAAAACGGAACAGTCATCAACGGCAACCGAATCTTACAG CCTAAAATCAAGTGTGAGCCATATGCACTGATGCATGGTGATGAGGTGAAGATGGGAGAGACTGTGCTGTCCTTCCATATCCACTCAGGGACTGATACCTGTGATGGATGTGAGCCCGGTCAGGTGATGGCTCACCTTAGCAAGCacaagagagaggagaaagcaG GCCCTGCTCTCACTAAAGAGGATAAAGAAGCACTGAGGCAGAAGGAATTGAAGCAGATGAAGGCAAAATATGGCCTGCAG AGCAGTGACTTTGAGGAAGGCAAAACTTTGAGGAACCCCAAATACAAAGACCGAGCAGAGTCTCGGAGACAGGCTGTGGGCAGTGAAGGTGTCTTTCAACGAGATGATGCACCTGCTTCCGTTCATCA GGAGATCAGTGAAGTCAATAAAGGGCGGAAGATGCTGGAAAAGATGGGCTGGAAAAAAGGAGAGGGACTGGGTAAAGAGGGTACAGGAATGAAGAATCCG ATTGAACTAAAAATCAGAAAGTCCCAGTCGGGTCTGGGGGCCGGCATGTCCATCTCTCTAGACAACGTGTCTATAACTAGTTCAAAGTCACAGAAGAACTGGGAAAAGGCGCGTGAGAGGTTTGCGGAATCATGCCAGCCTGACATGTtggcattaaaaacacagaaaaacatgtcacccaAAGCTTGGGTCAGAGCAGAAGAGACTGAGACCACAGAAACTAGTGGTCCAAGTTAA
- the aggf1 gene encoding angiogenic factor with G patch and FHA domains 1 isoform X2 translates to MEEENGKMDTESEVAELRLKVDTLKQELKECRAELAKLQKQLKHSDRLQKTTESYNEDLRKQVEQLSAEIHKWKKKDKARVEIETQTEEYVWTETNYYNYYYGGYYQVPEAADSQEVLYTAAAAGDGSEAAAAEVLAQNEPAADESGQVDKSAAVTTEEDDGGSIADMLRATAEEAMTQTGFVFDESTGMYYDHSTGFYYDSASQLYYDANTGIYYYYDAESGRYQFHSRIEVPAAQTVAEPCQDKNTVEKRARKSKKVVKKTSHQDDNVHEVTKSLAKMKISSYWKTTHRVKDLWPPCVRVTVVRSPVLQVGTLFIFTADCPATIGREKDMDHAIRIPEIGVSKFHVEVYFDKEQQSYMLVDQGSQNGTVINGNRILQPKIKCEPYALMHGDEVKMGETVLSFHIHSGTDTCDGCEPGQVMAHLSKHKREEKAGPALTKEDKEALRQKELKQMKAKYGLQSSDFEEGKTLRNPKYKDRAESRRQAVGSEGVFQRDDAPASVHQEISEVNKGRKMLEKMGWKKGEGLGKEGTGMKNPIELKIRKSQSGLGAGMSISLDNVSITSSKSQKNWEKARERFAESCQPDMLALKTQKNMSPKAWVRAEETETTETSGPS, encoded by the exons ATGGaggaggaaaatggaaaaatggacACGGAGTCTGAGGTGGCGGAGCTGCGTCTGAAAGTAGACACGCTGAAGCAGGAGCTCAAAGAGTGCAGAGCCGAGCTGGCGAAGTTGCAGAAACAGCTGAAACATTCTGATAGACTGCAAAAGACCACAGAAAGCTATAACGAAGACCTGAGGAAACAG GTTGAACAGCTGAGCGCAGAGATAcataaatggaagaagaaagacaaagccAGAGTTGAAATTGAAACTCAGACAGAAGAATATGTATGGACAGAAACAA actactacaactactattATGGAGGCTACTATCAGGTCCCAGAGGCAGCAGACTCTCAGGAAGTCCtgtacacagcagcagcagcaggagatggcagtgaggcagcagcagcagaggtttTAGCACAGAATGAACCAGCTGCAGATGAGTCAGGACAAGTTGACAAAAGTGCTGCAGTCACAACAGAG GAAGATGATGGCGGATCCATTGCTGATATGTTGAGGGCCACTGCTGAAGAGGCGATGACACAGACTGGGTTTGTCTTTGATGAGTCTACTGGGATGTACTATGACCACAGCACAGGCTTCTATTATGACTCG GCCAGTCAGTTGTACTATGATGCCAACACTGGCATTTACTACTACTACGATGCAGAGAGTGGACGATACCAGTTTCATTCCAGGATTGAGGTGCCTGCTGCACAGACTGTTGCAGAGCCTTGCCAAGATAAGAACACAGTTGAAAAGAGAGCCAGGAAGTCCAAGAAAGTTGTGAAGAAAACATCACACCAGGATGATAAT GTGCACGAGGTGACTAAATCATTGGCTAAAATGAAGATTTCCTCTTACTGGAAAACTACCCACAGAG TTAAAGACCTTTGGCCACCCTGTGTCAGAGTGACAGTGGTCAGATCTCCAGTTCTGCAGGTGGGCACTCTGTTCATCTTCACAGCTGACTGTCCAGCCACCATTGGCAG AGAGAAAGATATGGACCACGCAATCCGAATACCAGAAATAGGAGTCAGCAAG TTTCATGTGGAGGTGTACTTTGATAAGGAGCAACAGAGCTACATGCTGGTGGACCAGGGAAGCCAAAACGGAACAGTCATCAACGGCAACCGAATCTTACAG CCTAAAATCAAGTGTGAGCCATATGCACTGATGCATGGTGATGAGGTGAAGATGGGAGAGACTGTGCTGTCCTTCCATATCCACTCAGGGACTGATACCTGTGATGGATGTGAGCCCGGTCAGGTGATGGCTCACCTTAGCAAGCacaagagagaggagaaagcaG GCCCTGCTCTCACTAAAGAGGATAAAGAAGCACTGAGGCAGAAGGAATTGAAGCAGATGAAGGCAAAATATGGCCTGCAG AGCAGTGACTTTGAGGAAGGCAAAACTTTGAGGAACCCCAAATACAAAGACCGAGCAGAGTCTCGGAGACAGGCTGTGGGCAGTGAAGGTGTCTTTCAACGAGATGATGCACCTGCTTCCGTTCATCA GGAGATCAGTGAAGTCAATAAAGGGCGGAAGATGCTGGAAAAGATGGGCTGGAAAAAAGGAGAGGGACTGGGTAAAGAGGGTACAGGAATGAAGAATCCG ATTGAACTAAAAATCAGAAAGTCCCAGTCGGGTCTGGGGGCCGGCATGTCCATCTCTCTAGACAACGTGTCTATAACTAGTTCAAAGTCACAGAAGAACTGGGAAAAGGCGCGTGAGAGGTTTGCGGAATCATGCCAGCCTGACATGTtggcattaaaaacacagaaaaacatgtcacccaAAGCTTGGGTCAGAGCAGAAGAGACTGAGACCACAGAAACTAGTGGTCCAAGTTAA
- the LOC137127765 gene encoding neuronal vesicle trafficking-associated protein 1-like has product MVKLGNNFSEKNNGKGVSEDGFDTIPLITPLDASQLQFPPPDKVVVKTKADYDGEAKKGKLRSPKIAEFSISIIEGVSERLKVTLLVICALAFLVCVVFLVVYKVYQYEQPCPNNFVYTQGRCMPVGMYGSYPPRGPGGRGRLFTLINHYNIAKQTITRSVSPWMTIMSEEKVTQQETETSQKLA; this is encoded by the exons ATGGTTAAACTGGGAAATAATTTCAGCGAGAAAAACAACGGCAAGGGGGTTTCTGAAGACGGATTTGACACGATCCCGCTTATAACACCATTAGATGCCAGTCAGCTGCAGTTTCCTCCACCTGATAAG GTGGTGGTGAAGACAAAGGCAGACTATGATGGCGAGGCCAAGAAGGGAAAGCTACGGTCTCCCAAAATCGCAGAGTTTTCAATAAGCATCATCGAAGGCGTCTCTGAGCGACTCAAA GTGACTTTGCTGGTGATCTGTGCCCTGGCCTTTctggtgtgtgtggtgttcCTGGTGGTCTACAAAGTCTACCAGTATGAGCAGCCTTGCCCTAACAACTTTGTTTACACG CAAGGTCGCTGCATGCCAGTTGGAATGTATGGCAGCTACCCTCCTCGGGGACCAGGAGGCCGTGGGCGCCTTTTTACCCTTATCAACCATTACAACATAGCTAAGCAGACTATCACCCGGTCAGTATCACCATGGATGACCATCATGTCTGAAGAGAAGGTTACCCAGCAAGAGACGGAGACTTCCCAGAAGCTGGCTTAA